From a single Sander vitreus isolate 19-12246 chromosome 4, sanVit1, whole genome shotgun sequence genomic region:
- the wnt7aa gene encoding wingless-type MMTV integration site family, member 7Aa: MSRKARRWIFHFFLCLGVLYLKIGGLSSVVALGASIICNKIPGLAPRQRTICQSRPDAIIVIGEGVQMGINECQFQFRHGRWNCSALAERTVFGKELKVGSKEAAFTYAIIAAGVAHAVTAACTQGSLSGCGCDKEKQGFYNQEEGWKWGGCSADVHYGLGFSKVFVDAREIKQNARTLMNLHNNEVGRKVLEKGMRLECKCHGVSGSCTTKTCWTTLPMFRQLGYILKDKYNQAVHVEPVRASRNKRPTFLKVKKPHSYRKPMDTELVYIERSPNYCEADPLTGSMGTQGRLCNKTAQQPNSCDLMCCGRGYNTHQYSRVWQCNCKFLWCCYVKCNTCSERTEVYTCK, from the exons ATGAGTAGGAAGGCACGGCGCTGGATTTTCCATTTCTTCCTTTGCCTTGGAGTGTTATATCTGAAAATCGG GGGTCTGTCATCGGTGGTTGCACTGGGAGCGAGCATCATCTGTAATAAAATCCCCGGCTTGGCCCCCCGTCAGAGGACTATCTGTCAGAGCCGACCCGACGCGATCATAGTGATCGGAGAGGGAGTTCAGATGGGCATCAATGAGTGTCAGTTTCAGTTCAGACACGGACGCTGGAACTGCTCGGCCCTGGCAGAGAGGACCGTGTTCGGGAAAGAGCTCAAAGTGG gcaGCAAGGAGGCTGCGTTCACCTACGCTATCATTGCTGCCGGGGTCGCCCATGCAGTCACTGCGGCCTGCACCCAGGGGAGCCTGAGCGGCTGCGGCTGCGACAAGGAGAAACAGGGTTTTTACAACCAGGAGGAGGGCTGGAAGTGGGGCGGCTGCTCTGCAGACGTTCACTACGGCCTGGGTTTCTCTAAGGTGTTTGTGGACGCACGGGAGATCAAGCAGAATGCCAGGACCCTTATGAATTTACATAACAATGAAGTGGGACGCAAG GTCCTGGAGAAGGGCATGCGTCTGGAGTGCAAGTGTCACGGTGTGTCGGGATCCTGCACCACCAAGACGTGCTGGACGACGCTCCCCATGTTCCGTCAGCTGGGATACATCCTCAAGGACAAGTACAACCAGGCTGTGCACGTGGAGCCGGTACGAGCCAGCCGCAACAAGCGCCCCACCTTCCTTAAGGTCAAGAAACCCCACTCATACCGCAAGCCTATGGACACAGAGCTGGTCTACATTGAGAGGTCGCCCAACTACTGTGAGGCTGACCCCCTGACCGGCAGCATGGGAACACAGGGTCGCCTGTGCAACAAAACGGCTCAGCAGCCCAACAGCTGCGACTTGATGTGTTGCGGTCGAGGATATAACACACACCAGTACTCACGGGTTTGGCAGTGCAACTGCAAGTTCCTGTGGTGCTGCTATGTGAAATGCAACACCTGCAGTGAGAGGACAGAGGTGTATACCTGTAAATAG